From the genome of Mucilaginibacter paludis DSM 18603:
TGATCTCTGAAATCGTGGTTTTGTTGTCAGCAGCGTTTACCTCCTGCAAAGGCCGGTATTTCCAGTCAAGCAGTTTGCCCCCTGTCGCCAGCCCGTCAAGGTAGCTCAGCCGGTAGTAATTGGGCAAAGCAAGCGGGCTGCCTGCATCATCAGCAAGTTGAGCATAGGGATATACTGATTTTGTACCCGATAGTTTTATGGAATTATAGTCCGAAGGGGCTGATGCGCTCTCGCTCTGGACATAGTATAAGCCATAGGACAGGTCTAAGTTTTTTACGGGTTTGAACGAATTATAGGCGCTCAGGTTAAGCCTTGAATAGGAATTGCCGACAGCGCTTTGCCTGTTGTTATCATACCCGGCTGAAAACAGGTAAGTAGTTTTGGCGCTGCCGCCGCTGATACTCAGGGAATATTGCTGGCTGACGCTCTTCCGGTAAAAGAATTTATTAAAATCATTGCGCACATCGTTTGACCGTAACGCATTGATCTGGCCATCTGCATCAGTTGCAGACAGCGCACCGCTTCGTTTCTTTGCGAGGATCTCAACGACCGGGGAAATGACCGGACGGGTTGTGGTATTGTTCAGGTCACCATCATAATACCCCTTGTTGAAAAGGAGTTGTTCTACATCGACGTAATTGGAGGCATCCAGGAAATTTTTACTGTAAAACAGGTCGGGTTTATTGCCGACGGTAACATTACTGTTCCATTCCACTTTCAGGGGCTGGTCATTGCGGCCCTTTTTTGTCGTAATTACGATAACGCCGTTACCGGCCCTTACCCCCCAGATGGAAGCCGCCGCCGCGTCTTTTAATATGGTAATGCTCTCTACATCGTTAGGGTTGATGTTATTGATATCCCCGTCATAAGGAAAATTATCGATCACGATCAATGGATTGTCATTGGCCAGTATCGTACTTCTGCCCCGGATGCTGAACTTTTGTTTGCTCCCGAACCGGCTGTCAAATAAGACACCTGGCGCGATCCCGTTCAGTCGGCTGATAATATCGGTGGATACCTCCCGGTTGTAGGTTTCGTTGTCTATTTTCGCAAAAGACCCGGTAGCCCTTTCTTTAGGCAGTTGCTGGTAGCCGGTGGAAACCACGGATACCTCGCTGAGCTTACTGTTATCCGGTTCCATGCGGATGGTGACCGGCTGTGACAGGCCACTTATTGCTATCTCCTGTGTGCTGTAACCAATAAATGACATGACAAGCATCACATTGTCAGGAGCGTTATTAATTTCAAACAAACCGTTAATATCACTGGAGGTTTTTAAGTCGGTGCCTTTAACCTGTATGGTTGCGCCTGCAAGCGGCTGACCTTTCTCATCCAGTATTTTTCCGGATATTTTCATTAAAAGCAGCTTTGGGTCTGCCTTAGCCTCTTTAGCATTAGACTTTGATGGCGCAGTTATTTTCGACACGCCGATAACGCTGCCGGATTGTTTAAACGTAAGCGGAAGCTGGGATGAAATCAGTTGCAGTACTTCACCAAGTGGCTTGTTCGATACTTTAATCGTTATGGCGTTCAGGTCTTTGAGGATGGTTTTGTTGTAAACAAATGTTACACCGGCCTGCTTTTCAATAGTGGAAAAAACCTGGCTGACGTTTGTATTCCGTACGTCCAGGCTGACGTTCTGGGCGCTCGTGGTGCCTGCAATCAGTAGGGTTGCAAAGCAGGCTTGTATACCGATAAGTAAGGTTGTGATACGCATACAGGTATAGCATAATCTGTTACGGTAAATTTTTACCATATTTGTTTAGTGTTTAATGGGTGAAACTGTTGAACTCGGGTAGCTGCGTCGAAGCGTCCAAACTGTGACGTAGCAACATCAAATGATCCGGGACGGCCTTGCGCTGTCCCGGTCATTTCCGGACCCCCTCCCTGGGACATAGCCGTCAACTTTAGAAAAAAAAGGGATAAAATTTTTTTAGAGCAAGAATCGGAACTGCAAAATTGCAGTCATTATTCGAGCGAATGAGTTCGGAACTATTTGAACCAACGGTGTTAGATGGCCTGGCCCGTAAAACAGAGGCTATACAACGCAAACGAAAAGTGGGAGGCAAGGAACTATTGGATATGGCGTTATTTGATGGAGATCAATCGTTTAACGGCATGAGTATGCAGTTAATGCGGAGGGATGGGCTTGATATTTCGAAGCAGGCATTGCATCAAAGACATCACAGCAATATGACAAAGTTTGTACAAGCCGTTTTTGAGCAATTAATAGCAGTTGAGTTACCGCAAGAGCAAACACAGGGCTTGGAGATCCGTATCAAAGATTCTACCCGTTTCGCGTTGCCGGAAGTTATTGCAGAGACATTCCCCGGAACAAAAGGAAGTGGGATGAAAGCGGGAGCATCTGTACAATTTGAATTTGAAATCAAAAGTGGTAAAAGCGATATCAAAGTAACTCCGGCCAACGCAAATGACCAGGGTGAGAGTCATCTGGACAAGGCATCAATTCAGCCGGGGGTATTATATATGAGAGATCTGGGTTACACTCACTTGAGTTATATGAACAATATTAACAAAGTCAAAGCTTTCTTTATTAATAAATTATGTCCGAAAACAACGATTTATCTATTAAAGGACGACCAATACCAAAAGTTAGAGTTGTCGAAACTACAAGGCATAACCGGCGTATTTGATCAACAGGTATATATCGGAGCTGATAAGATGCCGGTAAGGATAATAATAGAACCGGTAAGTGAAGAGCTCAAGGCAAGGCGGATAGCCAATACTGAAAAGTACAATAAAAAGAAAGGCAGTACCACCAGTAAGGGATTCAAAGAGCGGGCAGGGTTTAACTTTATTGTTACCAACCTGGTGAGCGAAAAATATAGCGCTGAATTGATCCAAAAGTTATATCACCTGCGATGGCAGATAGAATTGGTTTTTAAAGCATGGAAGTCGTTTTTAAAGATACACACGTTCCCCAAAGGAAGTTCGGATCGTATAACCAGTATATTATACAGTAAGTTGATCTGGGCAGTTTTGAGTTGGAAAATATGCATGGCTATCGGTAAGATAGGTCAAATTAGTGTTTTAAAGGTGCATCGACTAATCGCTTCTACGAAAGAAGAATTGCGAGCGCAGCTTTTAGGGATATGCTCAAAGTGGTTAGCTCTGTTGGAGAAATTAAACTTAAAGCACCTTTCAAAAGAGCACAGAAAACATAGGTTAAAAATAGAAGAAATTGTAATAAGTATTTGATTATTAGATATTTAAATACTATATTTAGATAGTTAAACAAAAATAAGAAAGGCGGGGTCATCTAAACCTCCCCGCCTTAAAAAACGAAAAATATGAGAGTAAAAATACATAGGTTTGCCCATGCGGGCAAACCGCGCCTAAAAATTAAATAACTGAAAATCAACAATATATGAGTACAGCTACTTAAATTGACGGCTATGCTCCCTGGGAGGGAATACACATTAATTAACTATTATTAACTGCTCATTGATCTTTTTAAAAGTAAAGTGGTTGGAAAAGCTGATCGCTGTCAGCACATTATCTAAAGGCTGGTTACCCAGCCGCATGGTCACTTTCTCATTCAGTAGCCTGCTGTTCTTGATCTCAATACGGACGTTATACTTCCTTTCAAGGCTTGCCATGACGGTTGCGAGTGGCTGGTCATCAAACAGCAGCCTGCCCTGCCGCCATACGGCAATATCGGCCATGTCTACTTTTACTGTCCTGATAACATTCGTTGCTTTGTCAAGTATGGCACGTTCGCCGGGTAACAGGAAGGTGGATTGAGCAGAGGACGCGGGAACTACACCGACTTTACCGGTGCTGACCGTAATCAGCGTTTCCGGTTCTTTGGTAAAGGCAGCGATCTCAAAGGAAGTTCCAAGAACCGATACGTTGGTTTTCCCCGTTTGCACTACAAAAGGCTTATGGGCATCATGGGTAACGACAAAAAAGGCTTCACCCTCTTTTAATGTCACCAATCTTGTTTTGCCTTGGAAAATTACAGGGTATTGAAGCGTACTGCCGGAATTCAGCCAGACTTCAGAACTGTCCGGCAAAAAAACTTCTACCCGCTTGCCATAGGCTGCGGTCACTGTTTTCATTTCAACGGGCCGGGATAGCGACCACAAATAATAACCACCTGCAATTATTAATGTTGCCGCTATAGATGCGGCAATGCGCCAGTTTACGATAAAAGTCTTTTTGTGATGGGGACGGTCGTCGATTCTGTCCGATATTTTTTGAAATAATCCCTGGAATTTGTCTGGTTGGCTGGAAGTATATTCCGTTCCGGTATTTTCAAATGCCTCTTTAATAAGCACCCGCAAGGTGGCTTCATCCGTTGTTCCGAAATCTTTGAATAACTGCCGTAATTCTTCTTCTGAACTTTTACCTTCTAAAAACCGCTGGTAGCTTGACAACATATTTTCCGGGTTAATGGTACATTTCCCCTGATATGCTTTGAAATAAAAAAAGCATTACTCAAAAAGCATTTTTTTTGATTTTTTTTAGCCGCTGGATTACAGGCTTTTGAAAAGCACCATTGAAATTGTAAGCGCGACCCCTTCTTTGGATTGGAATAAAAATTTACGGACGCTGCTGGTTGCTTTGACCAGGTGGCTGCTTACTGTATTGGGCGAGATGCCTAAGAGTTGTGCCACTTCTTCGTAACTCCTGCCTTCTATTTTGCAAAGGGTAAAAACTTCTTTGCGTTGCGGTGTCAGCTGGTCAATGGCTTTGTCGAGTAATTCCCGGCTTTCTTTCAGGTAAATATCTTCTTCGGTATGGGAATAGCTTTCAGCGAATGTGGCAACAATGTGTTCCTGTAACCGCCTGTCACGGGCGACTTTGCGATAAAATAAGAACACCTCATTTTGCGCGACTTTATAAAGCCAGGCTTTGATAGATAAGTCAGGGTTGATCTGATCCCTGTTGTCCCACAATTTCACAAAGGTGTCCTGCAACAGTTCGTCTGCAAGGTATTCCGTTGCGGTAAGTTTTAACAGCCTGCCATAAATACGATCATTGTAAGTATAATACAACTGCTCAAAAGCCTTCCTGTCTCCCGACCTCAAACGTGTCAGCAGTTCCTTCTCAGCAACAGGAAACATTACGGCCATAACAATGAGTATTAATTCTTTAAAGTTAAAAAATTAATAATACATTGTAAAATTGACGTGAATAAAATTACACATCAAGCGGTTTTCCGAAAGCTTACCTGGCTTTAGACAAAGGAAATGTCAATGGTTAGCGTGCCGGACATGCTGAAACCGGCTGGGCCGTCCTGAACGGTCATATCACCGGTTGTCTTAATGAGCTTGCCCGTATTTTCGGAAGGATGCTTGTCAATAATGATCGGCCCCCGGTGCCTGACCGTAAAACCGACCTGGAAGGCTACATACCTGGTAAATTCATCATCAAGGTTCGCGAGCGATGCCGCCTGGCTGGCATCGAGGGCGAAATTAGCAGTCATCCAGTTCTTAAAACTGTTCTGGATCTGGTTGGACTGGGCAATTAACTCATTGTCAGAAAGCGCGTACAATTCAGCCTTTTTGGCCTGAACTCCCGCATTGGTGAAGGGTTGCTGTGGCATAACTATAGGATAAATGATGTTGATTAAAACACATTTTATTGATGTTTGTTTAAGGAAAATGCAAATTGGAGGTCAATCGTCTTTGGCAGGCCCGGTTATAAATTACAATGACCTGTACTTCAGGATCATTATATCTGTTACTGCGGCGCACATCATTGTTACCATTGGTGAAGACTATTCCTTTTTCCAGTTGCTGGTGAAGTGGGATTATTATCGCTCCCTTTTATTTAGCGCTGTAATTGCGTTTATACTCGTCAACCTTGTTTATTGGGTCATACGGCACTTAGACCGGAAGTATGACTGGAAACTTTACCCGCTTCCCCGGTTAGGGCTTCAATTTGTGCTCGCATTATTCCTTCCCGCTATTGCAGCATTTATTTTAGCTTTCCTGTATTTCAGAGCGTTCGGCTACGATATCCGTCACACCTGGTATTTGCGTTATGACTATCCCGTTATTGTTGCCCTGATCTTCATGCTCAATATTTATTACCTCGCATTTTACTTTTTCAGGAAATGGCAGATAGCGGAGGAAATGGCAACTAACGCAAGCCCGGCTGTTGTATCGGTTCCTAAAGAAAAAAATGTATTGATCGTCAGTAAGGGTGCCCAGAACATCCCTTTGCCAGTTTCATCCGTTGCTTACATTTTTCATGACGGGGGTTACAATTTTATCAGGACTTTTGAGCAGGGCGAATTTTTTATTGCAGAAACACTCGATGTGGTACAGCAGCAATTAAGCGAAAAGCAGTTTTTTAGGGTGAACAGGCAAATGCTCGTCAACTTCACCGCCTGCCAGCATTTTGAACTGCTTGAATATGGCAAACTGGAACTCATCGTTAAACCACCCTTTAAAGAGCCTGTGATCATCAGCCAGAAGCGGGCGAAGGCATTTAAAGATTGGATGGAGCGGTAAAGACTAAAGCAGCGGCAGGTTTATGTAAAGCCGTATTGTTTTTTAAGCCGTTCTGATAATTCAGTTTCATATTCCAATATCGTGGCTGGGCAGTCTTCCCTTTGGGCAAATTCAAAAGTATCGCCGGAATCATTTAATTTGAAATGAAAGCGCCTGGTTTTGTTTTCGATCTGGACATAGACCTGGAAAAGCTTGGGTTGCAGCGTATGCATGGAGTTAAACCTGAATTCAATGTTATCTATCGTAAAACTAAAGTTCATGATCATGGCATAAAGTTACCGCAGGAATTGTCGCCAATGTCTATAAAAAAAGCACCTTGAAAGGTGCTTTTATGCAGGTGTAGCCACTTGGTTATTCACTAACCCTTCGGTCTCTTTTCGCCTCTTTTTATATCGCCGCTTCCCCCTGACAGGCTGGTTGATGGCTACTTCGATGTAATTTCCCCGGCAATGCCGGTATGTTGGGTAATCGTCAACTATTAATGAAATGACGTATTCATTAGGAGAGGTAAACCGGAATGAGATACCTGTGGGCCTGGTTTCAGGCGCATTCAGGTTGATGATCCGCTCAAGCGGGTACCATTTGAAATTTAATATGGGGCTGCTTTTTACAGCGTCCTTCACCGTTTCATACAGTTTGATCTGTGGCTCTCCGGCAAGCACGGCTGGTGCGCCCGCAGGGTTTACGATGAATCTAAATGATTGCGGAAAATCAGGCTGTAGATTTTCTAATAGTTCAAACAAAACAATTGTTTTTTTGAGGGTTTTAAAAAAGATGCAGGACAACATTTATATCTGATTCATAATTCAGATAATGCTTTACCTGTTATTTCGTTGATTTTATCAATAAATTACCAGCCGTTCAATTTGTTCCCGTTCATCATCCTTACTGAAATGCACGATGTAAACACCCGACACAAAATTCAAAGAAACCTTCGCATTACCATGATCAAATTTCAGGGGCTGTTGTAGTAATAACCGTCCGCTCATATCATATATAGCTAATGCCGCCTTTCCGTTATTGCCTGCATTTACAACCCTGATCTCATTTTTTGCAGGGTTGGGGAATATGTGCCAGTTGTTTGGTAGGGCATTCAGTTCATTAATGCCTACACGCTTTACCGTAATCGTTACGGTATCGTACTTTACAGTACCGCATAGGGTTTGTTGCACCATATAGGTATTGGTGCCTATGGCAGGCTTTACCCAGAAGCCCGCCCGTAAGGTATCTATCAATACCCATCCGCCGCCGCTATCACGCGATTTTAAAGACCATTTTACATCCGGCAGTATTTCGTTGCGGCCTATAAATACACTATCACCCGATATAATGGTCGTATCCCTTCCTGCGTAAGCATCCAGATCACTTTCTACAACGCTTACATCGTCTATCAAATAATATGCGTAAGAGGTTGTTCCTTGTGAAATAGAGGTAACATAAGTGGTATGTGCCTTATCAAAGAAGTTTCCTATGGTAATGTATTTTTCGGTTCCTTTAGCTATAAAACTACCTTCAATCTTTACCCAGTTTAGGGTATCGTTAATAACGGTGGTGTCAAATACCTGTGGCACATATTGAGGGTGAGGCAGGCCGCAATAATTCCATGTATTCGTATCTATTTGACCATCGTCCAAATAAGCTCCAATGTGATTTATTGCATATTGGGATTGTTGTTCCAATGTTACATAGAAGGACACGCAATAAGATTTGCCAACTGTTAGCGGCTTATATAAATGGCCCATTAAATAATCCCTTAGATATTGGTAATTAGGTGGTAGATTAATTTCATCTTGAAACATAACAACTTGAGCCATACCATTACCATGACGGGGATAGTGAAAAAAATATTGATTTTGAGGAGCACCTGATCTCACATTATTACCCGCACATGTATTGCAATATTCAGGTGTGCAATTTGGACTTCCAAATGAATCAACGGGCGGATAACTTGATGTATCAATGGCCGACCAATATTTCGCAAATTTGATTTGGTCAAAATTATTTGGACATTTACTATACAATTCAAATCCTGGATTAAGCACATAGTTAACCTGCGCTATTACAGCAAAAGGATAAATTAAGAATGCTATAAGGAATAACAGGAAGTGCCGTTTTACGGGCACCTCTTTATTATTTGTAACTAAAAATTTCGATTTAGGCATCATCAATAAATTACCAGCCGTTCAATTTGTTCCCGTTCATCACTATTGCTAAAATGCACTATGTAAACGCCCGGCACCAAATTCAAAGGAACCTTAGCATTACCGTGATCGAATTTTAAAGGCTGTTGTAGTGGTGTGACCCCAAAAAGTTGGACAGTTTACAAAATTAAGTTTTTTGTACGAGAGCTCGGTATTCCACCGGGCTCTTTCCATTTAACCTGTTTTTTATTCTTTCATTGTTATAGTAATGAATGTATTCTTTTAACGAAGTTATAAATTCTTCCGCAGTTTCAAAGCTCTGTTTGTACAGTAATTCTGTCTTTAAGATCCCAAAGAAGCTTTCGGCCAAGGCATTATCCAAGCAGTTTCCCTTTCTGGACATGCTTTGAATAATTCCATGTTTTTCCAAAGCCTTTCTATATCCATAATGTTGATATTGCCACCCTTGGTCAGAGTGAAAAATAAGTCCCCTTATATCTTTCACTTTATCAAAAGCCTCATATAACATTTCATCTATCATCTGCATATTTGGAGATTTTGAAATACTATAAGAAATGACTTCCCCGTTGAACATGTCAATTATAGGAGATAAATAGATCTTCTCCCCTTTAATGTTCATCTGAGTGACATCCGTAGCCCATTTCTGATTAGGCAGATTTGCCTCAAAATCCCTTTCAAGTACATTAGGGGCAATTTTACCAACCTCACCTTTGTATGAGCGATAACTTACTTTCCTGATATTGCATTTTAGGCCTAATGTTCCCATCAATTTTTGGACAGTCTTGTGATTTATGCTATAACCCCGGTTCTTCATTTCGGCGGTGACCCGCCGATAACCATATCTGCCTTTATGCAAGTGGTATATACTTGCGATCTCTTCTTTTTCATGCTTGTATTTATCATCATTTAGGCGCTTGCGATGATAATAAAATACAGAACGAGCCATCTGTTTGCAATCCAATAGAATTGAAACATCATGTTCGGGCCTTAGTTCTTCGATGGCTTTTGCCCACTCATGCGTTCGCGGGCTTCTTTTTCCTTGACTAAGGCCGTGACTTTTTTTAATAGTGCGTTCTCCGCCCGCAAACGGCTATTTTCCGCCTGGAGCTTCTCTACTTCTGTTTCAGGTTCAAGCTTCTTTGATCTTCCCATGCATTTAGGTGGTCGTCCAGGATTCTTTTGCTGGTATAGTACTGCATATCCCTCAACCCGTACTGATCTTACCCAGCGCTCTAAAGCAGTCTTGCTTAATCTATATTCCAGAACAACCTGATTTAAAGGTACTTTTTTTTCTATGACAAGCCTTACAACTTCTTCTTTGAAATCAGGCGTGGGCTTGACGTTAGGTTGTTTGAGCAGCCCACTTTCGCCATAAAGATCATATTTCCGAACCCATTCCAATATCATGCCTTCACGGATATGGCGTTCGCGGGATATCCGTAGAATCGGCTTTCCCTTTCTTACTTGAGAAACTACATCAAGTTTCTCTTCAAATGTGTGCTTTGACATAAATAATAAACCCCAAAAGTTTTTGTCTAACTTTTGGGGTTCACTTCATAGTAACAGCCTCCCGCTCAGGTCATATATCGCTAATGCCGCATTATTGGTATTGCCTACATTTACTACCCTGATCTCATTTTTTGCAGGGTTGGGGTATATATGCCAGTCGTTTTGCGGGCCATTCAACCCGTTAATGCCTACACGCTTTACCGTAATAGTTACAGTATCGTACTTTACAGTACCGCATAGGGTTTGTTGCACCATGTAGGTATTTGTGCCTATGGCAGGCTTCACCCAGAAACCCGCGTGTAAAGTATCAATTAATACCCAGCCGCCGCCGCTATCACGCGATTTCAAAGACCATTTTACATCCGGCAGTATTTCGTTGCGTCCAATAAACACACTGTCACCTGCTACAATGGTAGTATCCCTTCCTGCATAAGCGGGCGTATTGCTTTCCACAATACTTACATCATCAACAAGATACCATGTTGTGCCCGTCATCGCTCCGGTGACAGAGAGAGTATAATTTGTATGAGCTTGATCAAAAAAATTACCAATAGTTATGTATTGTTCATTGCCTTTGGCAATAAAACTTCCTTCAATCTTTGCCCAATGTAGGGTATCATTGATTATATTATGACTAATTATTTGCGGTGCATACTGAGTTCGTGTCAAACCACAATTATCCCATTTATTAGTATCAATCTGTCCGTCATCCAAATAAGCACCAATATGGTCTATAGCATATTGCGATTGTTGAGTTAAAACGACATAAAAAGTAGCACAATAGGATTTTCCTGAAATTAGCTTATTGTACAATCTACCGTTTAGATAATCTCTTAGATAAGTAAATCCAGGCGGAATACCTGTTTCATCACAGAACATTTGAACCTGCGCCATCCCATTGCCTGTTCTTGGATTATTGTAGAAATGAGTGTTTTTAGGCACACTTGCATCTGTATTAGCTGGGGCGCAAGTATTACAGTATTCTGGAGTACAATTTCCACTGCCAAACGAATCTTTTTGACTTATATGATTTACTGTATCTATTGGCGACCAAGGATTAGCGAATTGAATTTGATCGGCTTCATAAGGACATCTACTGTATTGCTCAAAGCTGGGGTTAAGTACAAGGTTAACCTGCGCTATTCCGGTGAAGGAATACAATACATATACCAACATAATTATCAATACCGTGAAGCATCGTTTAAACGATGCTTCACGGCTTGAAATCTTTGAATTAAAACGGCTCATGCTACTCAATTTACGGTAAATTTCAATAAGTAGTTACGCCCAGCGTTATCCCTTAGCTGGAGCAGGTAAATGCCGGGTATTACCCCTTTTAAGTTCAACCCGCTTCTGCCATTGGTAAATTGCAGGGTGCGTTGTAATATCCGCTGCCCCTGCTCGTTCCATACTTCGGCGCGTACCGGGTTATTGTCCGTAACCAGTTGCTGTAGCTGTATGTTGCCGTTTGATGGATTAGGGAACAGTGAATACAGCTGCCCGGTTTCCTGTAGTGTTTTAACTACAGGCTGGTTCGGCACATACTTGCCAAAGCCGCC
Proteins encoded in this window:
- a CDS encoding helix-turn-helix domain-containing protein; protein product: MSKHTFEEKLDVVSQVRKGKPILRISRERHIREGMILEWVRKYDLYGESGLLKQPNVKPTPDFKEEVVRLVIEKKVPLNQVVLEYRLSKTALERWVRSVRVEGYAVLYQQKNPGRPPKCMGRSKKLEPETEVEKLQAENSRLRAENALLKKVTALVKEKEARERMSGQKPSKN
- a CDS encoding LytR/AlgR family response regulator transcription factor, with the translated sequence MMLIKTHFIDVCLRKMQIGGQSSLAGPVINYNDLYFRIIISVTAAHIIVTIGEDYSFFQLLVKWDYYRSLLFSAVIAFILVNLVYWVIRHLDRKYDWKLYPLPRLGLQFVLALFLPAIAAFILAFLYFRAFGYDIRHTWYLRYDYPVIVALIFMLNIYYLAFYFFRKWQIAEEMATNASPAVVSVPKEKNVLIVSKGAQNIPLPVSSVAYIFHDGGYNFIRTFEQGEFFIAETLDVVQQQLSEKQFFRVNRQMLVNFTACQHFELLEYGKLELIVKPPFKEPVIISQKRAKAFKDWMER
- a CDS encoding IS4 family transposase, with the translated sequence MSSELFEPTVLDGLARKTEAIQRKRKVGGKELLDMALFDGDQSFNGMSMQLMRRDGLDISKQALHQRHHSNMTKFVQAVFEQLIAVELPQEQTQGLEIRIKDSTRFALPEVIAETFPGTKGSGMKAGASVQFEFEIKSGKSDIKVTPANANDQGESHLDKASIQPGVLYMRDLGYTHLSYMNNINKVKAFFINKLCPKTTIYLLKDDQYQKLELSKLQGITGVFDQQVYIGADKMPVRIIIEPVSEELKARRIANTEKYNKKKGSTTSKGFKERAGFNFIVTNLVSEKYSAELIQKLYHLRWQIELVFKAWKSFLKIHTFPKGSSDRITSILYSKLIWAVLSWKICMAIGKIGQISVLKVHRLIASTKEELRAQLLGICSKWLALLEKLNLKHLSKEHRKHRLKIEEIVISI
- a CDS encoding FecR family protein, coding for MLSSYQRFLEGKSSEEELRQLFKDFGTTDEATLRVLIKEAFENTGTEYTSSQPDKFQGLFQKISDRIDDRPHHKKTFIVNWRIAASIAATLIIAGGYYLWSLSRPVEMKTVTAAYGKRVEVFLPDSSEVWLNSGSTLQYPVIFQGKTRLVTLKEGEAFFVVTHDAHKPFVVQTGKTNVSVLGTSFEIAAFTKEPETLITVSTGKVGVVPASSAQSTFLLPGERAILDKATNVIRTVKVDMADIAVWRQGRLLFDDQPLATVMASLERKYNVRIEIKNSRLLNEKVTMRLGNQPLDNVLTAISFSNHFTFKKINEQLIIVN
- a CDS encoding RNA polymerase sigma factor, coding for MAVMFPVAEKELLTRLRSGDRKAFEQLYYTYNDRIYGRLLKLTATEYLADELLQDTFVKLWDNRDQINPDLSIKAWLYKVAQNEVFLFYRKVARDRRLQEHIVATFAESYSHTEEDIYLKESRELLDKAIDQLTPQRKEVFTLCKIEGRSYEEVAQLLGISPNTVSSHLVKATSSVRKFLFQSKEGVALTISMVLFKSL
- a CDS encoding T9SS type A sorting domain-containing protein; translation: MSRFNSKISSREASFKRCFTVLIIMLVYVLYSFTGIAQVNLVLNPSFEQYSRCPYEADQIQFANPWSPIDTVNHISQKDSFGSGNCTPEYCNTCAPANTDASVPKNTHFYNNPRTGNGMAQVQMFCDETGIPPGFTYLRDYLNGRLYNKLISGKSYCATFYVVLTQQSQYAIDHIGAYLDDGQIDTNKWDNCGLTRTQYAPQIISHNIINDTLHWAKIEGSFIAKGNEQYITIGNFFDQAHTNYTLSVTGAMTGTTWYLVDDVSIVESNTPAYAGRDTTIVAGDSVFIGRNEILPDVKWSLKSRDSGGGWVLIDTLHAGFWVKPAIGTNTYMVQQTLCGTVKYDTVTITVKRVGINGLNGPQNDWHIYPNPAKNEIRVVNVGNTNNAALAIYDLSGRLLL
- a CDS encoding IS3 family transposase, translating into MKKSHGLSQGKRSPRTHEWAKAIEELRPEHDVSILLDCKQMARSVFYYHRKRLNDDKYKHEKEEIASIYHLHKGRYGYRRVTAEMKNRGYSINHKTVQKLMGTLGLKCNIRKVSYRSYKGEVGKIAPNVLERDFEANLPNQKWATDVTQMNIKGEKIYLSPIIDMFNGEVISYSISKSPNMQMIDEMLYEAFDKVKDIRGLIFHSDQGWQYQHYGYRKALEKHGIIQSMSRKGNCLDNALAESFFGILKTELLYKQSFETAEEFITSLKEYIHYYNNERIKNRLNGKSPVEYRALVQKT
- a CDS encoding T9SS type A sorting domain-containing protein, encoding MGHLYKPLTVGKSYCVSFYVTLEQQSQYAINHIGAYLDDGQIDTNTWNYCGLPHPQYVPQVFDTTVINDTLNWVKIEGSFIAKGTEKYITIGNFFDKAHTTYVTSISQGTTSYAYYLIDDVSVVESDLDAYAGRDTTIISGDSVFIGRNEILPDVKWSLKSRDSGGGWVLIDTLRAGFWVKPAIGTNTYMVQQTLCGTVKYDTVTITVKRVGINELNALPNNWHIFPNPAKNEIRVVNAGNNGKAALAIYDMSGRLLLQQPLKFDHGNAKVSLNFVSGVYIVHFSKDDEREQIERLVIY